One segment of Neobacillus endophyticus DNA contains the following:
- a CDS encoding AAA family ATPase → MKQLGTLYFFCGKMGAGKSTKSKQLAIDKHAVLLSEDEWLSSLYPNQIASFEDYLKFSAQLKPLVKNHVQNILSVGTDVVMDFPANTQKMRKWFLDMASEVNASHQLIFLNLNNEQCLRQIAQRSNEQPERAAFDTEAVFIHVTKFFEAPEASEGLNILEFSGKE, encoded by the coding sequence ATGAAACAATTGGGGACTCTATACTTTTTCTGTGGAAAAATGGGAGCTGGAAAATCAACTAAATCAAAACAATTGGCGATAGATAAGCATGCGGTACTGTTGTCTGAGGATGAATGGCTTTCATCACTTTATCCCAATCAGATTGCATCATTTGAGGACTATCTAAAATTCTCAGCGCAGCTTAAGCCGTTGGTCAAAAATCATGTCCAAAACATATTAAGTGTCGGTACAGATGTAGTGATGGATTTTCCAGCTAACACTCAAAAAATGCGAAAGTGGTTTTTAGATATGGCGTCAGAGGTCAATGCAAGCCATCAACTAATTTTCCTTAATCTAAATAACGAGCAATGCTTACGTCAAATTGCACAAAGGTCTAACGAACAACCCGAAAGAGCAGCTTTTGACACGGAAGCCGTGTTTATCCATGTTACTAAATTTTTTGAAGCACCAGAGGCGTCTGAGGGTTTAAATATTTTAGAGTTTAGCGGAAAAGAATAA
- a CDS encoding DinB family protein: MSFVDVLLQEYEKTTDLIKKAISGLNENELSWKEAAEKWSVKEVLSHLLDHNLITSFRLAESNATLPAFNQDRWVKGTRANEGLSYQILDSFQSLLALNLQVFHRLTNDDWYKKGTNSKGETVQLYEIVNLFIKHVQHHIKQIERIKSSLPSLFKN; this comes from the coding sequence TTGAGTTTTGTAGACGTGCTTCTTCAAGAATATGAAAAAACGACGGATCTTATTAAAAAAGCCATTTCAGGCTTGAATGAAAACGAATTATCTTGGAAGGAAGCAGCTGAGAAATGGAGTGTGAAGGAGGTATTGTCCCATTTACTTGATCATAATTTAATCACCTCTTTTCGTTTGGCAGAATCTAATGCCACTCTTCCTGCTTTTAATCAGGATCGATGGGTAAAAGGAACAAGAGCAAATGAAGGTTTATCATATCAAATTCTTGATAGTTTCCAGTCACTGTTGGCATTAAACCTGCAAGTCTTTCACAGATTAACAAATGATGATTGGTATAAAAAGGGAACTAATAGTAAGGGAGAAACTGTCCAGCTATATGAAATTGTGAATCTCTTTATCAAGCATGTTCAACATCATATTAAACAGATTGAAAGAATTAAAAGTTCGTTACCATCTCTTTTTAAAAACTAA
- a CDS encoding ABC transporter substrate-binding protein: MKVCSFLPAATNMIYEMGLERYLNGVTFECPSDKPKVVRTHLEGRNLSSAEIETFVTESSNMGKSLYYVDMELLSEIAPDLVFTQDVCDVCQISTSVVQRAIGSLIKQPKVVPLIPRRLRDVYQNALTIAKELGEEKIGLDYLASLQKRVRAITDKLREHQVEPKRVMIMEWLDPIYNCGHWIPDQISLAGGVDMLSNPAGYSVVTPWEKVQQYDPEVLVIAPCGFQVERSIQEIDQLTSKSGWSELTAVKNKAVYLADADYFTRPSTTLVDGIELLAALFHPHLFEIPETCMKKVVPISDTELSWM; encoded by the coding sequence ATGAAGGTATGCTCGTTTTTACCCGCCGCTACCAATATGATCTATGAAATGGGACTAGAAAGATATCTGAATGGAGTCACATTTGAATGTCCATCGGATAAACCAAAAGTGGTTCGTACCCATCTCGAGGGACGTAATCTTTCAAGTGCAGAAATTGAAACTTTTGTAACAGAATCATCAAATATGGGAAAAAGTTTATATTATGTGGATATGGAATTATTATCAGAAATAGCACCTGATCTTGTGTTTACTCAGGATGTATGTGACGTATGTCAAATTAGCACCTCTGTTGTTCAAAGAGCCATTGGATCCCTTATAAAGCAACCAAAAGTGGTGCCATTAATACCGAGAAGGCTACGGGATGTATATCAGAATGCACTAACCATTGCAAAGGAGCTAGGCGAAGAAAAAATTGGACTTGATTACTTAGCTTCTTTACAAAAGAGAGTACGTGCAATTACTGACAAACTTCGTGAACATCAAGTAGAACCAAAAAGAGTGATGATTATGGAATGGTTAGATCCCATTTATAATTGTGGGCATTGGATTCCTGACCAAATCTCTTTGGCGGGTGGAGTGGATATGTTGTCCAATCCTGCAGGTTACTCTGTAGTGACACCTTGGGAAAAAGTACAACAATATGATCCAGAAGTATTGGTTATTGCACCTTGTGGTTTTCAGGTGGAACGATCGATACAGGAAATCGATCAGCTAACAAGTAAATCGGGGTGGAGCGAATTGACTGCAGTAAAAAACAAAGCAGTCTATCTTGCAGATGCAGATTACTTTACAAGGCCAAGTACCACATTGGTAGACGGAATTGAGTTACTAGCTGCCCTCTTCCATCCACATCTTTTTGAAATTCCAGAAACATGCATGAAAAAGGTTGTACCTATTTCAGATACAGAATTATCATGGATGTAA
- a CDS encoding amino acid ABC transporter permease: MKLDPGFILTALVSLFSALPVTLEITVISVLFGFIIGTTVALMRYFEVPVLRTLAHIYVVVIRGTPMLIHLLLIYSGISTFVDGLAEKNGWTFRSSVIPLIDFAFLSFSVTAGAYFSEIIRSGLLAVRKGQIEAAYSIGMTTFQTLRRIVFPQALAAVVPNISNLLIGMLHGSTLVFAISIVDINAKAQIEASSNWKFFESYIAAAIIYWGLTILIERLTGWVEGRLNRFNRGGIV; encoded by the coding sequence ATGAAACTGGATCCCGGATTTATCCTTACTGCCTTGGTCAGCCTTTTTTCTGCCTTGCCGGTAACCTTGGAAATCACAGTTATTTCGGTTCTCTTTGGTTTTATTATTGGGACCACCGTTGCTTTGATGCGGTATTTTGAGGTTCCTGTTTTACGGACATTGGCCCATATTTATGTCGTTGTAATCCGAGGAACACCTATGCTTATCCATTTACTATTAATCTACTCTGGCATCTCAACGTTCGTGGATGGATTAGCGGAAAAGAATGGCTGGACATTTCGCTCTTCTGTGATCCCACTGATCGATTTTGCTTTTTTATCTTTTTCCGTTACAGCAGGTGCTTATTTTTCAGAAATTATCCGATCCGGATTACTGGCGGTGAGGAAAGGGCAAATCGAAGCAGCCTATTCCATAGGTATGACCACCTTTCAGACATTAAGACGAATTGTTTTCCCGCAAGCATTGGCGGCTGTAGTGCCAAATATATCAAATTTACTGATCGGGATGCTGCATGGCTCGACACTTGTCTTCGCCATATCAATCGTTGATATAAACGCAAAAGCGCAAATTGAGGCCTCAAGTAATTGGAAATTCTTTGAATCGTACATTGCTGCAGCGATTATTTATTGGGGGTTAACCATTTTAATTGAAAGACTGACGGGGTGGGTAGAAGGACGATTGAATCGATTCAATAGAGGAGGGATCGTATGA
- a CDS encoding immunity protein Imm33 domain-containing protein, whose translation MSINVEREQIKICNKYGAEYFPAENNLKLGVATNVKEGKVPINGLRLYSEEGTSGWFIWAGEEFSEDPDFFVPLHIAHIDEWDPNIKKYLGLAPGWRFLIADDYEDVWFDQEMLDD comes from the coding sequence ATGTCAATTAATGTGGAACGAGAACAAATTAAAATTTGCAATAAATACGGCGCTGAATATTTTCCAGCAGAAAACAACTTAAAATTAGGGGTTGCTACCAACGTTAAAGAAGGTAAAGTTCCGATTAATGGTCTACGTTTATATTCAGAAGAGGGCACTTCTGGTTGGTTTATCTGGGCAGGAGAAGAATTTTCCGAAGATCCTGATTTTTTCGTTCCCCTTCATATAGCACATATTGATGAGTGGGATCCGAATATAAAAAAGTATCTTGGTTTAGCACCAGGATGGAGATTTTTAATTGCTGATGACTATGAAGATGTTTGGTTTGACCAAGAGATGCTTGATGATTAA
- a CDS encoding P-loop domain-containing protein, with protein sequence MIYNRSRSDKENGAFYCFRPTNVVLQRNASYVELISEEWYLCLMITVQLPFKDNNKAMRMLCKMLPKEVEEFIAKFDLIKLNAAYELVKKQNMIREWLKSNGYCAFIGNGSILPRNKDNNGPLEGALPFTSPEDVEVEICGLRGMGIKHGVTVITGGGYSGKSTLLDALNSGIYNHIIGDGREFVITDQSAMEISAEEGRSIKNINITPFIKWIPNGSAEQFSTDYASGSTSQAANIMEAINFGCKLLLIDEDRSATNFMIQDIKMRSLIKHEPITPFTERVRELYEAVGVSSVLVIGGSGEFLSVADQIILMENFVPKNVTQEAKKLCEHDKPRERIPITKWEIERKITTDHFSSYPQGSGTEKLMVSTMGYMIIGDGQIDIRGLYNITSHAQLAAIAFLIRKIAINNQGRLIFPHEKIKKVLEDMEREGVDIVFSSFFPGFERWLELPRINEVLSVINRMKHLNSIQIEPSEHL encoded by the coding sequence GTGATTTATAACCGTTCACGTTCTGATAAAGAAAATGGTGCTTTTTATTGTTTTCGTCCAACAAATGTGGTGTTGCAACGTAATGCATCCTATGTCGAACTCATCTCGGAAGAATGGTATTTATGCTTAATGATTACAGTTCAACTTCCATTCAAGGATAATAATAAAGCTATGCGCATGCTTTGCAAAATGCTTCCAAAAGAAGTGGAGGAGTTTATTGCCAAGTTTGATCTCATCAAATTAAATGCTGCCTATGAATTAGTAAAAAAACAAAATATGATTCGCGAATGGCTAAAATCCAATGGTTATTGTGCGTTTATTGGGAATGGCAGCATTTTGCCAAGAAATAAAGACAACAACGGGCCACTAGAGGGTGCCTTGCCTTTTACATCCCCGGAAGATGTTGAAGTTGAAATTTGTGGTTTGCGAGGAATGGGAATAAAACATGGTGTAACGGTCATCACCGGCGGTGGTTATTCGGGTAAAAGTACATTGCTGGATGCACTAAATTCGGGGATTTACAATCACATCATAGGCGACGGTCGAGAATTTGTTATTACAGATCAAAGTGCAATGGAAATATCTGCAGAGGAAGGCCGTTCCATAAAAAATATCAATATTACGCCTTTCATAAAATGGATACCCAATGGTTCGGCTGAGCAGTTTTCGACTGACTACGCCTCAGGTTCCACATCTCAAGCCGCAAATATTATGGAGGCAATCAACTTCGGGTGTAAGCTTCTTCTTATTGATGAAGATAGAAGTGCGACCAACTTTATGATTCAAGATATCAAAATGCGTTCATTAATCAAGCATGAACCTATTACACCTTTTACGGAACGCGTCAGGGAGCTTTATGAGGCTGTTGGTGTATCTTCCGTTCTTGTTATTGGAGGTAGCGGTGAATTTTTATCCGTAGCTGATCAAATCATCCTGATGGAAAATTTTGTGCCAAAAAACGTAACCCAGGAAGCAAAAAAATTATGTGAACACGACAAACCACGCGAACGTATCCCCATTACAAAATGGGAGATAGAAAGAAAAATAACCACCGATCACTTTTCGAGCTATCCACAGGGAAGTGGTACAGAAAAGCTGATGGTTTCAACCATGGGATACATGATAATAGGTGATGGACAAATTGATATCAGAGGGCTTTACAATATCACATCACACGCCCAGCTTGCAGCTATTGCCTTTTTAATTCGAAAAATAGCTATAAATAATCAGGGGCGCCTCATCTTTCCTCATGAAAAGATCAAAAAAGTGCTCGAAGATATGGAGAGAGAAGGAGTGGATATTGTATTTTCTTCCTTTTTTCCTGGTTTCGAAAGATGGCTTGAATTACCTAGAATTAATGAAGTATTATCTGTCATAAACCGAATGAAACATTTGAATTCTATTCAAATTGAGCCCTCTGAACACCTCTAA
- a CDS encoding amino acid ABC transporter permease: MGKPFDITYVFLQLPKLISSLNITLVIVVLSILLGFIFGIVSALPRIYNISVLKRLSQVYISFFRGTPILIQLFLIYYGLPELFLLIHISISKAPVLVFVVLTYALNSGAFFSEAIRTAILSVEKGQLEAAYSIGMTGWQVFRRIIIPQALSIAIPVFANLVIANLKDTSLAFTLGVVELTGKAQTLAQITQHFIETYIALALIYLAISLLLENLFAISERYFRRFEGKFEAGKTLLGRKPRWGYLLPSGIRLQKGGARL; encoded by the coding sequence ATGGGAAAACCATTTGATATTACGTATGTTTTCTTACAATTGCCGAAATTAATCAGCAGCTTAAACATTACTTTGGTTATCGTCGTACTGTCGATCCTGCTTGGATTTATTTTTGGCATCGTTTCAGCACTTCCCAGAATTTATAACATTTCCGTGTTGAAACGGTTATCGCAAGTATATATATCCTTTTTCCGAGGAACTCCTATACTCATACAGCTATTTTTAATTTATTACGGATTGCCTGAACTATTTTTATTGATTCATATATCGATCTCGAAGGCTCCAGTTTTGGTGTTCGTCGTGCTGACATATGCGTTGAACAGCGGTGCATTTTTCTCAGAAGCAATTCGCACAGCCATTCTATCGGTAGAGAAGGGGCAACTGGAGGCAGCGTACTCCATTGGCATGACAGGTTGGCAGGTATTTAGAAGAATCATCATACCCCAGGCATTGTCGATTGCGATTCCAGTATTTGCGAATCTGGTCATTGCCAACTTAAAAGACACCTCTTTGGCTTTTACGTTAGGGGTAGTGGAATTAACAGGAAAAGCACAAACACTAGCTCAAATCACCCAGCATTTTATCGAAACTTACATCGCACTCGCTTTGATCTATCTAGCTATAAGTCTACTCTTGGAGAATTTGTTTGCTATTTCTGAAAGATATTTTCGAAGATTTGAAGGTAAATTTGAAGCCGGAAAGACGCTCCTTGGGAGAAAACCACGATGGGGCTACCTGTTACCATCCGGAATTAGGCTTCAGAAAGGCGGGGCAAGACTATGA
- a CDS encoding amino acid ABC transporter ATP-binding protein: MIQVKNVTKSFGSHEVLKDISLTVNKGEVVAILGPSGSGKTTLLRCLNYLEKPSKGSIQIGDFRFDYSRPYKSNIRQLRLKTAMVFQQYHLFKHRTVLENVMEGLVIVHKIPKAQARQRSVEVLEKVGLGDKLAFYPSQLSGGQQQRVGIARALALNPEVLLFDEPTSALDPELVGEVLDVIRTIAKEGVTMIIVTHEMGFAREVSNHVVFMEHGNIIEVGDSRTIFENPKEERTIQFLSRFKHMTKV, from the coding sequence ATGATTCAAGTAAAAAATGTCACCAAATCCTTTGGCAGCCATGAAGTGTTAAAGGATATCAGCCTTACCGTAAATAAGGGAGAAGTAGTTGCCATCTTAGGGCCAAGCGGTTCCGGAAAAACCACGCTGCTCCGGTGCTTAAATTATTTAGAGAAGCCGTCGAAAGGCAGCATTCAAATTGGGGATTTTCGTTTTGATTATTCCCGGCCGTATAAAAGTAATATCCGCCAGCTTCGATTAAAAACAGCCATGGTTTTTCAACAGTATCATTTATTTAAACATAGGACCGTCCTGGAAAATGTGATGGAAGGCCTAGTCATTGTCCATAAGATTCCCAAGGCACAAGCGCGGCAAAGAAGTGTAGAAGTACTAGAAAAAGTAGGCTTGGGCGACAAATTGGCATTTTATCCGAGCCAATTATCCGGAGGGCAGCAGCAAAGGGTGGGCATTGCAAGGGCACTAGCACTAAATCCCGAGGTGCTTCTGTTCGACGAACCGACCTCTGCCCTTGACCCTGAACTTGTTGGCGAAGTACTTGATGTGATTCGAACGATCGCAAAGGAAGGGGTCACGATGATCATTGTCACTCACGAAATGGGTTTTGCCCGTGAGGTTTCCAACCATGTAGTCTTTATGGAACATGGCAATATCATCGAGGTAGGAGATTCTCGAACGATCTTTGAAAATCCGAAGGAAGAACGGACAATACAATTCTTAAGCCGCTTTAAGCACATGACCAAGGTATAA
- a CDS encoding AAA family ATPase: MFLRKITLLREEVTDFNKYPFTVPAIRGMDTLDLDSEVTFFVGENGSGKSTLLEGIAYNCGFNIAGGGRNNMYDVDSSHSALGKYIRLSWLPKINQGFFLRAESFYHFASHLDQLAKEDPSFKYRGYGGRSLHHQSHGESFLSLFLNRFSDRGIYILDEPEAALSPARQLAFMRVIHQLVSTGNSQFIIATHSPILLGYPNAKIFSFDSNVIENVKYEDTEHYLLTKGFLNRKERYLEELLLNDED; this comes from the coding sequence TTGTTTTTACGTAAAATTACTCTTTTGAGAGAAGAAGTTACCGATTTTAATAAGTACCCATTCACTGTTCCTGCTATAAGAGGCATGGATACATTGGATTTAGATAGTGAAGTAACATTTTTTGTAGGAGAAAATGGTTCAGGAAAATCTACTTTGCTTGAGGGTATTGCTTACAATTGTGGGTTTAATATCGCAGGTGGAGGAAGAAACAATATGTATGACGTAGATTCATCCCACTCTGCTTTAGGGAAGTACATTCGTTTGTCTTGGTTGCCAAAGATAAACCAAGGCTTCTTTTTAAGGGCTGAAAGTTTTTATCATTTTGCCTCTCATTTGGATCAACTAGCCAAGGAAGATCCTTCTTTTAAGTATCGAGGATATGGAGGCAGGTCTTTACATCACCAGTCTCACGGGGAATCCTTTTTATCATTATTTTTGAACCGTTTTTCGGATAGGGGTATTTATATATTAGATGAACCAGAGGCAGCATTATCGCCAGCTCGCCAACTAGCGTTTATGAGGGTTATTCATCAATTAGTGAGCACTGGAAATTCTCAATTTATCATTGCGACACATTCGCCTATTTTACTAGGGTATCCAAACGCAAAGATCTTCAGCTTTGATTCCAATGTAATTGAAAACGTGAAATATGAAGACACAGAACATTATCTATTAACAAAAGGATTTCTAAATAGAAAGGAACGGTACTTAGAAGAGTTGCTTTTAAATGACGAGGATTAA
- a CDS encoding GNAT family N-acetyltransferase translates to MTIFTEIKAVAENVRSNDSQQLIKQLSDELANIYEVTDGSAGFVPEDVEVPRAAFVVARIAGCPAGCGAIRPLNEHTVEVKRMYTVPKYRRKGVAQAILAELERLAGHFGYREIVLQTGPRQPEAIALYERVGYKHIPIFSGDWEEVSAFQKDLTKTQA, encoded by the coding sequence ATGACTATTTTTACAGAAATTAAGGCTGTGGCTGAGAATGTCCGCAGCAATGATTCCCAGCAACTAATTAAACAGCTGAGCGATGAACTAGCCAATATTTATGAGGTGACTGATGGCAGCGCGGGATTCGTACCAGAAGATGTGGAAGTTCCAAGGGCAGCATTTGTGGTTGCCCGGATCGCTGGCTGTCCAGCAGGGTGCGGTGCCATACGCCCTCTAAATGAACATACGGTAGAAGTAAAAAGAATGTACACCGTACCTAAATATCGCCGAAAAGGTGTAGCCCAGGCCATTTTGGCTGAATTAGAGCGATTGGCCGGCCATTTTGGCTACCGGGAAATTGTCCTGCAAACCGGGCCTAGACAACCGGAAGCCATCGCCCTATACGAACGAGTAGGGTACAAACACATTCCTATATTTAGCGGCGATTGGGAGGAAGTGAGCGCATTCCAAAAGGATTTGACAAAGACCCAGGCATAA
- a CDS encoding GNAT family N-acetyltransferase, giving the protein MEIRIASKEDIKYVSRVYVDSWRTTYRGLVPDDYLDELSYEDAEKRWIDFLNNENEPFIYVAINDKGKIIGFASGKSIDENNFYGELYSLYLLQESRGLGVGRQLVSTIAKHFKEKSIYSMMVWVMKQNKSGLGFYERLGGKEYIHRTSTFGRAVVEDVAYGWKNISELCIE; this is encoded by the coding sequence TTGGAAATTAGAATAGCAAGTAAAGAAGATATTAAGTACGTATCAAGAGTTTATGTTGATAGTTGGAGGACTACTTATCGTGGTCTAGTACCTGACGATTATCTGGACGAATTATCGTACGAAGATGCAGAAAAAAGATGGATTGATTTTTTAAATAACGAAAATGAACCTTTTATTTATGTTGCAATTAATGATAAAGGGAAAATTATAGGCTTTGCATCAGGTAAAAGTATTGATGAGAATAATTTTTATGGAGAACTATATTCGCTTTATCTCTTACAGGAAAGTAGAGGATTAGGTGTTGGTAGGCAGCTTGTTTCAACTATTGCTAAGCATTTTAAAGAAAAAAGTATTTATTCTATGATGGTTTGGGTAATGAAACAGAATAAATCTGGACTGGGTTTTTATGAACGTTTGGGAGGAAAAGAATATATTCATAGGACTAGTACGTTTGGAAGAGCCGTAGTAGAGGATGTTGCGTATGGATGGAAGAATATTTCAGAATTATGTATTGAGTAA
- a CDS encoding GMC family oxidoreductase N-terminal domain-containing protein encodes MHDADVIVIGAGGGGGVVAKELGEIGLKVLVLEAGPWYGNKKWPNPNSMRGGEWGNSLADLDVELFREQYNRLENNMNDVVAGRFRFGPADRRRPPWHRVMKQAGDIWQVSGVGGTTQHYWGNCPRAYPSAIDNIWPIDYRELIPYYEKVEATLPVQFAPTTSKEELFYYGAKKVGWSLIPTLDVVTPGYRPSPNAILPPNKHLTDPNYSMEQLSRMEGCTLAGHCVNGCPYGPSMDKIAKRSTLVSYIPLALKTGNVAIRPNSFTTRILTEHNPTEGLRAIGVQFRDTWTGETGELTAQAIVMAAGCIETPRLWFNSELPNNSWVGRGLTNHYFDWVSGIFNEKDLISILGTPEINQFVGPTSAARIDVPGLGAFQQAGMSPGLSSLLTYGITEAGYNFMNPPMPGESWDIRGRVVGAPLKELMLNYRNTLSILVLTDDEALFRNRISVDPTLQDENGSIPVIHYTPSKKSIQRRNQLAKMAAELLRQAGAKKVIRTYFPAAFLIHLESTMRMGYITDTKCEALQVKRLYIADNSVLYDGIGGPNPTLTTQALATRTAEMMAKKYFS; translated from the coding sequence ATGCATGACGCTGACGTTATCGTCATTGGTGCGGGAGGCGGCGGTGGGGTTGTGGCAAAAGAGCTTGGAGAAATAGGTCTAAAAGTATTGGTGCTTGAAGCAGGTCCCTGGTATGGAAATAAAAAGTGGCCGAACCCAAACAGCATGCGTGGGGGAGAGTGGGGCAACAGCCTGGCCGATCTTGATGTGGAACTTTTCAGGGAACAATACAATCGGTTAGAAAATAACATGAACGATGTGGTGGCAGGAAGATTTCGCTTCGGACCAGCGGATCGTCGCCGCCCTCCGTGGCATCGGGTTATGAAGCAGGCTGGTGACATCTGGCAGGTTTCAGGTGTTGGGGGGACGACCCAGCATTACTGGGGGAATTGTCCCCGTGCATATCCTTCGGCAATCGACAATATTTGGCCGATTGACTATCGGGAGCTTATCCCCTACTACGAGAAAGTTGAAGCCACGTTGCCGGTACAGTTTGCGCCGACGACCTCGAAAGAAGAGCTTTTTTATTATGGTGCCAAAAAGGTTGGATGGTCACTTATACCAACCCTTGATGTTGTAACGCCAGGGTATCGTCCTTCTCCTAATGCGATTCTTCCACCTAACAAACATCTGACAGATCCAAACTACTCCATGGAGCAATTATCCCGTATGGAGGGTTGCACGTTGGCCGGACATTGTGTCAACGGGTGTCCATACGGCCCCTCGATGGACAAAATAGCGAAACGATCGACTCTGGTAAGCTATATCCCGCTGGCACTTAAAACTGGAAACGTAGCAATCCGACCCAATTCATTTACTACCAGAATATTGACGGAACACAATCCGACAGAAGGGCTGCGGGCAATAGGCGTACAATTTCGGGATACCTGGACTGGAGAAACTGGTGAGCTTACTGCCCAAGCCATCGTTATGGCAGCTGGTTGCATTGAAACGCCACGCCTTTGGTTCAATTCGGAATTGCCCAACAATTCCTGGGTCGGAAGAGGGTTGACCAACCATTATTTCGACTGGGTGTCAGGCATTTTTAACGAAAAAGACCTGATCAGCATTCTTGGAACTCCTGAAATCAATCAGTTTGTCGGACCGACGTCCGCAGCGAGAATCGATGTCCCTGGATTGGGAGCCTTCCAGCAAGCCGGTATGAGTCCTGGCTTATCCTCCTTACTTACCTACGGAATAACAGAAGCTGGTTACAATTTCATGAATCCGCCGATGCCAGGGGAATCCTGGGATATACGCGGTAGGGTAGTCGGTGCACCGTTGAAAGAATTGATGCTAAACTACCGTAATACGTTGAGTATACTGGTTCTTACTGATGATGAAGCGCTCTTCCGCAACAGAATCTCGGTCGATCCTACTCTGCAAGATGAGAACGGATCGATTCCAGTCATTCACTACACTCCTAGCAAAAAAAGCATACAAAGACGTAATCAACTTGCAAAAATGGCGGCAGAGCTTTTGAGGCAAGCGGGCGCCAAAAAAGTTATCAGGACATATTTTCCCGCAGCTTTTTTGATCCACTTAGAGAGCACGATGCGGATGGGGTACATAACAGATACGAAATGCGAAGCTCTTCAAGTCAAGCGCCTCTATATTGCCGATAACAGCGTGCTCTATGATGGAATCGGCGGCCCCAATCCGACTCTGACAACTCAAGCTTTGGCAACTCGTACGGCAGAGATGATGGCCAAGAAATATTTTAGTTAG
- a CDS encoding DUF3231 family protein encodes MDVKNNAKLTSGELAYCWEQLMDNSASNLVLEYFNLTSELQEVKSLCSEAGSISKSTIQFCESVLSNENYPMPKGFNINYDLNPNAPKMYTDVFILFYLNNLSKLGISLSSMALTDSVREDIRNFFHEQLKKMSDLFQRTTTTLLEKGVFVRPPSITSTHETSPIANKGFLGNFFNENRELTAREANELHKNVFMNYIGKNLLIGFMQTTSNPQLKAVMQHGKELALNIIDKLGDILIQNDLPISMTWDTCVLDGETAPFSDKLMTYLLDQMNRDGIANYGYSAAVSVRKDLKVTYAKIITDVYQYEENIKSFMLKNEWMEKPPVALNRIKLAEDKV; translated from the coding sequence ATGGATGTAAAAAATAATGCAAAATTAACTTCTGGAGAGTTAGCATACTGTTGGGAACAATTGATGGATAATAGTGCCTCTAATCTGGTTCTGGAGTATTTTAACCTAACTTCGGAATTACAAGAAGTTAAATCTTTATGTAGTGAGGCAGGATCCATTTCTAAATCTACAATCCAATTTTGTGAATCAGTGCTTAGTAATGAGAACTATCCAATGCCTAAAGGATTCAACATTAATTATGACTTGAACCCAAATGCCCCTAAAATGTATACCGATGTTTTTATACTTTTTTATTTGAACAACTTGTCTAAACTTGGCATTTCCCTATCAAGTATGGCTCTTACTGATTCAGTAAGGGAGGACATCCGAAACTTTTTCCACGAACAATTAAAAAAAATGTCTGATTTATTTCAAAGAACGACAACGACACTTTTAGAAAAAGGAGTTTTTGTAAGGCCTCCTTCCATCACTTCAACACACGAAACAAGTCCAATTGCTAATAAGGGATTTTTGGGAAACTTCTTTAACGAGAATAGAGAATTAACCGCTAGAGAGGCAAATGAATTACATAAAAATGTTTTTATGAACTATATTGGTAAAAACTTACTAATTGGATTTATGCAAACTACCTCTAATCCGCAATTAAAAGCTGTGATGCAACACGGGAAAGAATTAGCTCTAAATATTATAGACAAATTAGGTGATATTTTAATACAAAACGATTTGCCAATTTCAATGACATGGGATACATGTGTTTTAGATGGGGAAACAGCCCCCTTTTCAGATAAATTAATGACTTACTTATTAGACCAAATGAATCGTGATGGAATTGCCAATTATGGATATAGTGCAGCAGTAAGTGTTCGAAAAGATTTAAAAGTAACTTATGCAAAAATAATTACAGATGTTTATCAATATGAAGAAAATATAAAATCCTTTATGCTTAAAAATGAATGGATGGAAAAACCACCTGTTGCATTAAATAGGATCAAGCTTGCTGAAGATAAAGTATAA